In Candidatus Omnitrophota bacterium, one DNA window encodes the following:
- a CDS encoding sulfatase-like hydrolase/transferase — translation MSGLRRVKVFVQTWMSVGLLALLLEYGLSVWSNSSFRLQLRALTWPDLLIQLGVLSLWYGLASALGGALLALLFVRPTGGETADNASKTAAFSALLLIPGVYLGWLIRYLLLSNGMFSLWLWFLCWILGLIALWFGLRMLRVKRFCLPAWVVLGILLLMAGVKTVPLGTAAGAGQGPNVLLVTWDTVRASDLESSGGQALTPQLSALAARGVSFSQAHCQVPLTVPSHASLLTGLYPHTNGSVSNFHPLPSPQRTLAEILKDQGYATAAVLSGYTLKDRLANLSQGFDLYNDRFGFLDGFKLLRASMRLDWQGYSYSERLAPQTTELARAWLEDHGRDGGGPFFLWVHYFDAHTPYHPPGTKQIRQETGLTDRVQLELAGQPLEAVGESRARIMKQFYLGELALMDAELGRLLQALDENASAKNTVIAVVADHGEGFAHDYYFDHGDRVYEEQVHVPLVFCYAPHFAGGEVRSAGAGLVDVAPTILDLLGLQSEAGRMQGRSLLRSGAGPLADRAIFGDCPERAGFHTLGPLEYVKLGPWKLIQNRMGGAVRLFNLDEDPEELVDQASQHPEMVEELSKQLRLWRLHALPAESLATGSLSSQDQEHLRSLGYLH, via the coding sequence GTGTCTGGATTGCGACGCGTTAAGGTTTTTGTTCAGACCTGGATGAGTGTGGGGCTTCTGGCTTTGTTGTTGGAGTACGGGCTGAGTGTTTGGTCGAACTCCAGCTTCCGGTTGCAATTGAGGGCCCTGACCTGGCCGGATCTTCTGATCCAGTTAGGGGTCTTGAGTCTCTGGTATGGGTTGGCCTCTGCCCTGGGAGGCGCCTTGCTTGCCCTGCTTTTCGTCCGGCCCACAGGCGGGGAAACTGCAGACAATGCCTCCAAAACCGCTGCTTTCAGTGCGCTTCTGCTGATCCCCGGCGTGTATTTGGGGTGGCTGATCCGGTACCTTTTGCTGAGTAACGGGATGTTTTCTCTTTGGCTGTGGTTCTTGTGCTGGATTCTGGGACTGATCGCTTTATGGTTTGGGCTTCGGATGCTGCGAGTGAAGCGTTTTTGCCTCCCGGCTTGGGTTGTTCTCGGGATACTTTTGCTGATGGCAGGGGTTAAGACCGTGCCTTTGGGTACTGCAGCCGGCGCAGGCCAGGGACCGAACGTACTCCTGGTGACATGGGACACGGTGCGGGCCTCGGATCTGGAGAGTTCCGGCGGACAGGCCCTGACCCCTCAGCTCAGCGCGCTTGCGGCGCGCGGTGTAAGTTTTTCCCAGGCGCATTGCCAGGTGCCTCTGACTGTTCCTTCTCACGCGAGCCTGCTTACGGGCTTGTACCCGCATACAAACGGCAGTGTTTCGAATTTTCATCCTTTGCCGTCCCCGCAGAGGACTTTGGCTGAAATTCTCAAGGACCAGGGCTATGCCACCGCTGCGGTGCTCAGCGGGTACACGCTCAAGGATCGTTTGGCCAATCTTTCCCAGGGCTTTGATTTGTACAACGATCGCTTCGGCTTTCTGGACGGCTTCAAGCTTTTAAGGGCGAGTATGCGTTTGGATTGGCAGGGTTACTCTTATTCCGAGCGTTTGGCTCCGCAGACAACAGAACTCGCGCGCGCTTGGCTGGAGGATCACGGTCGCGACGGGGGTGGCCCCTTCTTTCTTTGGGTGCATTATTTTGACGCGCATACTCCCTACCATCCGCCGGGGACGAAACAGATCCGGCAAGAGACCGGGCTCACAGACCGCGTGCAGCTGGAGCTGGCCGGACAGCCCTTGGAAGCGGTTGGAGAGAGCCGGGCCCGAATTATGAAACAGTTCTATTTGGGTGAGTTGGCATTGATGGATGCCGAACTGGGACGGCTCTTGCAGGCTTTGGACGAAAATGCTTCCGCCAAGAATACCGTGATTGCGGTGGTGGCGGATCACGGCGAGGGCTTTGCCCACGATTACTATTTTGATCACGGCGACCGTGTTTACGAGGAACAGGTTCACGTGCCTCTGGTGTTTTGCTATGCGCCGCATTTTGCGGGGGGCGAGGTACGCAGTGCCGGAGCCGGGCTTGTTGATGTGGCCCCGACTATCCTGGACCTGCTTGGGCTGCAGTCCGAGGCCGGCCGGATGCAGGGGAGAAGCCTGCTGCGTTCCGGAGCTGGTCCGCTTGCAGACCGGGCGATTTTTGGAGATTGTCCGGAGCGTGCGGGGTTTCATACGCTAGGACCTCTGGAATACGTTAAGTTGGGCCCTTGGAAATTGATTCAAAATCGCATGGGGGGGGCGGTACGGCTCTTTAACCTGGATGAAGATCCTGAAGAACTCGTGGACCAGGCGTCCCAACATCCGGAGATGGTGGAAGAGCTCTCCAAGCAGCTAAGACTCTGGCGTCTGCATGCGCTCCCGGCCGAGTCCCTGGCAACAGGGTCTTTGAGTTCACAGGATCAGGAACACTTGAGGAGTCTGGGCTATTTGCACTGA
- a CDS encoding glycosyltransferase family 2 protein: MIVPVLNAQQSIGLLLDALEKQETRPRELVIVDNGCTDSTIEIVKSFAERSSFAVRVLEEETPGPSAARNRGLAETIAEILVFVDADCIPSPKWLTRILEHMDSGETVVCGPYQDSAPQGWIGRYIASYQTAERREARKVTAADYRNPLFLGGNMAWHRELLLQMGGFPVELRWGEDLEMGRRLLEKGTGFLYDPELSMEHRNHDTLRIRFAKAWSFGRYEARIVSMQEGPKVDIRFLSPLKLLLLSGVCLGLMPPLGWAGLVLLLGWALFRMSTYYERAELRIGPKEILYAPLLLIAERCVMELGRLKGSIEHKVLCF, encoded by the coding sequence GTGATTGTCCCGGTTTTGAATGCCCAACAGAGCATCGGCTTGTTGCTTGATGCGTTGGAGAAACAAGAGACCCGGCCTCGAGAGCTGGTCATTGTGGACAACGGTTGCACGGACAGCACGATTGAAATTGTGAAGTCCTTTGCGGAGCGTTCTTCCTTTGCTGTGCGGGTATTAGAAGAAGAAACGCCGGGTCCCTCAGCGGCGCGCAACCGGGGGCTGGCAGAGACAATAGCGGAAATCTTGGTTTTTGTGGATGCAGATTGCATCCCCAGCCCCAAATGGCTCACTCGTATTTTGGAGCACATGGACTCGGGAGAGACAGTCGTTTGCGGTCCGTATCAGGATAGTGCTCCGCAGGGATGGATCGGCCGCTATATCGCCTCTTACCAGACTGCGGAAAGAAGAGAGGCGCGCAAGGTGACTGCAGCGGATTACCGTAACCCGCTCTTTCTCGGCGGGAACATGGCTTGGCACAGGGAGCTTCTGCTGCAGATGGGCGGCTTCCCCGTGGAGCTGCGCTGGGGCGAAGACCTGGAAATGGGCCGGCGCCTGTTGGAGAAGGGTACGGGATTTCTTTATGATCCCGAGCTCTCCATGGAGCATCGCAATCATGACACCCTGCGGATACGCTTTGCCAAGGCCTGGAGTTTTGGCCGGTATGAGGCGCGTATTGTCTCCATGCAGGAAGGGCCCAAGGTCGACATCCGGTTCCTGTCGCCCCTAAAGCTTCTGCTGCTTTCCGGGGTGTGCTTAGGCCTCATGCCGCCTTTGGGTTGGGCCGGCTTGGTTTTGCTCTTGGGTTGGGCGCTGTTCCGGATGAGCACCTATTATGAACGGGCTGAACTCCGGATCGGGCCCAAGGAAATTTTGTATGCACCCCTTCTTTTGATTGCCGAGCGTTGCGTCATGGAGTTGGGACGCCTCAAGGGGAGCATTGAACACAAGGTCTTATGTTTTTAG